From the genome of Silurus meridionalis isolate SWU-2019-XX chromosome 12, ASM1480568v1, whole genome shotgun sequence, one region includes:
- the LOC124394212 gene encoding E3 ubiquitin/ISG15 ligase TRIM25-like codes for MAEASISVNQDQFICAVCLDLLKDPVAIPCGHSYCKVCINSCWNQEDMKSIYSCPQCRETFTPRPVLRRNNMLAEVVEKLKKTELQAASPAHCYTGPADVDCDFCTEGKHKAVKSCLVCLASYCEEHLKPHYQSQAFKKHKLVEACVDLQEKICSQHNKLMEIYCRTDQSFICYLCMMDKHKGHDTVSTTAERSKKQNELKEEQIKSQQRIQEKQKKVQELKQTVDTIKKRSQAAVDDNEKIFNEVISSLVKRCSEVTELIRFQEKADLSRAEQHLKHLEQEITDLQRRVSDLEQLSHTPDHIHFLRSFPSLCVSPGCDDSPSFTVNQHLSFDGVRKSVSDLKKRVEEICQEEFNKIRPQAAAVQMIFSKPKSRADFLQYFCYLTLDPNTAHPQLILSEKNRVVTRSDTKQRYSDHPERFDSWSQVLCKESVCGRCYWEVKWSSVVYISVSYKEISRKGEGDECGFGCNSQSWSLVCSSSSVSFWHNNIKTALRGPASSRIGVYVDHSAGTLSFYSISDTMRLLHRVQTTFTQPLYAGFWMGYNTVMRFCD; via the exons aTGGCAGAAGCCAGTATTTCAGTAAATCAGGATCAGTTCATCTGTGCAGTGTGTCTGGATCTCCTGAAGGATCCTGTAGCTATTCCTTGTGGTCACAGTTactgtaaggtgtgtattaatAGCTGCTGGAATCAGGAGGACATGAAGAGCATCTACAGCTGCCCCCAGTGTAGAGAAACTTTCACTCCGAGGCCTGTTCTACGCAGGAACAACATGCtggctgaagtggtggagaaactgaagaagACTGAACTccaagctgcttctcctgctcacTGTTACACTGGACCTGCAGATGTGGACTGTGATTTCTGCACTGAGGGAAAACACAAAGCTGTCAAGTCCTGTCTGGTGTGTCTGGCCTCGTATTGTGAAGAACATCTTAAACCTCACTATCAGTCTCAGGCTTTTAAGAAGCACAAATTAGTTGAAGCCTGTGTAGATCTCCAAGAGAAGATCTGCTCTCAGCACAACAAACTGATGGAGATCTACTGCCGTACTGACCAAAGCTTCATCTGTTACTTGTGTATGATGGATAAACATAAAGGCCATGATACAGTTTCAACTACTgcagaaagaagtaaaaaacaG AATGAACTAAAGGAGGAGCAGATTAAATCCCAGCAGAGgatccaggagaagcagaagaaggtgcaggagctgaaacagACTGTTGATACTATAAAG AAGCGTTCACAGGCAGCAGTAGATGATAATGAGAAGATCTTTAATGAGGTGATCAGCTCCCTGGTGAAAAGGTGCTCGGAGGTGACGGAGCTGATCAGATTTCAGGAAAAAGCTGATCTGAGTCGAGCTGAACAACACCTGAAACATCTGGAGCAGGAGATCACTGATCTTCAGAGGAGAGTCAGTGATCtggagcagctttcacacacacctgatcacatcCACTTCCTCCGG AGTTTCccgtctctctgtgtttctcctgGATGTGACGACTCACCCAGCTTCACTGTCAACCAACATCTCTCATTTGATGGAGTGAGGAAATCTGTCTCAGATCTGAAAAAACGAGTCGAGGAGATCTGTCAGGAGGAATTCAACAAAATCCGTCCACAAG CTGCAGCAGTTCAGATGATTTTCTCAAAACCAAAGAGCAGAGCAGATTTTCTGCAGT ATTTCTGTTATCTGACTCTGGATCCCAACACAGCACATCCTCAACTCATTCTGTCTGAGAAGAACAGAGTCGTGACACGCAGTGATACAAAACAGCGATACTCTGATCATCCAGAGAGATTTGACTCCTGGTCtcaggtgttgtgtaaagagagtgtgtgtggacgctGTTACTGGGAGGTGAAGTGGAGCAGTGTTGTGTACATATCAGTCTCATATAAAGAGATCAGCAGGAAAGGAGAAGGTGATGAGTGTGGGTTTGGATGCAACAGTCAGTCCTGGAGTCTGGTGTGTTcttcttcctctgtctctttctggcACAACAACATTAAAACTGCACTCCGAGGTCCAGCGTCCTCCAGAATAGGAGTGTATGTCgatcacagtgcaggaactctgTCCTTCTACAGCATCTCTGATACGATGAGGCTCCTCCACAGAGTCCAAACCACATTCACTCAACCTCTATACGCTGGATTCTGGATGGGTTATAACACAGTTATGAGGTTTTGTGATTGA